GGCTCAACGATCTTCAGCAGAAGACACACATATGGGGAGTTGAGTGATCGGCAGGTGTCTGAGCTCACTGCCATACCAAGCTTCCACTGCATGTCCACTAACTAGacagaaacagcaaaacaaacattttacgCATGAAGGTCACCAGCaaaaaacattagaaaatgAGTAACTACTTTCCTTCATTAAAATTGTACATACCTGGCCAATGCTGAGCATGGCGTGAACCTCCTGCTGAGCATGTACCAATGTGCCATGTGCACTCCACAACCTGTGTACCACCTGAAGGGAAGCTTTGGACCAGTTGTTACTTCCTTCTTCAAGCCTGGACACAAGGTCATCCCCAGAGAGGTTGTTTTTCCCAGCTGACCTGGTGATATAAATGTTAACTCTCAAGTCTTACAGTCCAACTTTGTCCTTGTGTATGAATGATTTGGCCTTTGGTGGTATAAAAAGACAATCAACAAACTGTGAGGAGtgaaacatttgaatgaaagaTACCTGAATGTCAACAGCAGAAATCTGATCATACTATGCAGAGCTTCATGGTCAAGTCTGACTCCAGCTCTCTGAAATGTCTGCTCAgaggaacaaaaa
Above is a window of Solea senegalensis isolate Sse05_10M linkage group LG2, IFAPA_SoseM_1, whole genome shotgun sequence DNA encoding:
- the commd6 gene encoding COMM domain-containing protein 6 produces the protein MPAAEEDSHGTIKVVDNICRISPDLLAEACQPILTYLQGQTRGVDSAELSDTFQRAGVRLDHEALHSMIRFLLLTFRSAGKNNLSGDDLVSRLEEGSNNWSKASLQVVHRLWSAHGTLVHAQQEVHAMLSIGQLVDMQWKLGMAVSSDTCRSLNSPYVCLLLKIVEPSGHICQKSFEMTIPQFQNLHKQFKEMAAVMDTV